The following proteins come from a genomic window of Natronosalvus vescus:
- a CDS encoding 50S ribosomal protein L39e, which translates to MGKKSKGKKKRLAKLENQNSRVPAWVMLKTDMNVQRNPKRRNWRRNDTDE; encoded by the coding sequence ATGGGTAAAAAATCGAAGGGCAAGAAGAAGCGTCTTGCCAAACTCGAGAACCAGAACAGTCGCGTTCCCGCGTGGGTCATGCTCAAGACCGACATGAACGTCCAGCGAAACCCCAAGCGACGCAACTGGCGTCGGAACGACACTGACGAGTAA
- a CDS encoding tetratricopeptide repeat protein: MTDRNEESSREHRFSSGAGFDESYEEFDLDPPELGVDPSLVDPIDSRALTDLLDERQLGTDAVDAQELLDVGLSYMQINRYEQATEAFERVARFTDDPALEQEAWVNKGVAHAELEEYDEAIGSHQEALRIAREAEEDAGEYDRASPEQTATAHTNLAYALWEFGDTSQALEHAERAVEVDDRFAEGWYNRAFFLADRGLNEEALHCIDNAIRLGLRNAQVLEEKARILEELGEYDEANVLAEEANELRERAEQRLVEEREEMRE; the protein is encoded by the coding sequence ATGACCGACCGAAACGAGGAGTCGTCTCGCGAGCACCGATTCTCTTCGGGTGCTGGCTTCGACGAATCCTACGAGGAGTTCGACCTCGACCCGCCAGAACTCGGTGTCGATCCCTCGCTGGTCGACCCGATCGACTCCCGCGCGCTGACCGACCTGCTCGACGAGCGCCAGCTCGGCACGGACGCCGTCGACGCCCAGGAACTGCTAGACGTCGGCCTGAGCTACATGCAGATCAACCGCTACGAACAGGCGACCGAGGCGTTCGAACGCGTCGCCCGTTTCACCGACGACCCCGCCCTCGAGCAGGAGGCCTGGGTCAACAAGGGCGTCGCCCACGCCGAACTCGAGGAGTACGACGAGGCGATCGGTTCCCACCAGGAGGCGCTCCGAATCGCCCGCGAGGCCGAGGAAGACGCTGGCGAGTACGATCGCGCCTCCCCCGAACAGACCGCGACCGCTCACACCAACCTCGCCTACGCCCTCTGGGAGTTCGGTGACACGTCCCAGGCACTGGAGCACGCCGAACGCGCCGTCGAAGTCGACGATCGCTTTGCGGAGGGGTGGTACAACCGGGCGTTCTTCCTCGCCGACCGTGGCCTCAACGAAGAGGCGCTGCACTGTATCGACAACGCGATCAGACTCGGCCTGCGGAACGCCCAGGTGCTCGAGGAAAAGGCTCGGATTCTCGAGGAACTGGGCGAATACGACGAGGCGAACGTACTCGCCGAGGAAGCGAACGAACTCCGCGAGCGGGCCGAACAGCGACTCGTCGAGGAGCGCGAAGAGATGCGTGAGTAG
- the thpR gene encoding RNA 2',3'-cyclic phosphodiesterase, whose protein sequence is MRLFVSVDLPDALADSIRSLQDDLSAASGLRLTDPTQVHVTLVFLGDVDPERLPALKREIRAGVDDADLEPFTVRFGGLGVFPSLEYISVVWLGVEAGGDVLTDLQTSIENRTTAMGFESNDHEFTPHVTLARIDHAGGKAHVQSLVRERSPTVGTMEVTSVTLTESTLTRSGSVYETVEEFSLE, encoded by the coding sequence ATGCGTCTGTTCGTCAGCGTCGACCTTCCGGACGCCCTCGCCGACTCGATTCGTTCCCTGCAGGACGACCTCTCGGCGGCGTCCGGCCTTCGGCTCACGGATCCAACGCAGGTACACGTGACGCTCGTGTTCCTGGGGGACGTCGACCCGGAGCGTCTGCCAGCCCTGAAACGCGAAATTCGGGCTGGCGTCGACGACGCAGACCTCGAGCCCTTCACGGTTCGCTTCGGTGGCCTGGGCGTGTTCCCCAGCCTCGAGTACATCAGCGTGGTCTGGCTGGGCGTCGAGGCGGGCGGCGACGTGCTCACCGACCTGCAGACATCGATCGAGAACCGAACGACGGCGATGGGATTCGAATCGAACGACCACGAGTTCACCCCGCACGTCACCCTCGCACGGATTGATCACGCGGGCGGCAAAGCCCACGTACAGTCGCTCGTCCGCGAGCGATCGCCGACGGTCGGGACGATGGAGGTGACGTCCGTGACCCTCACCGAGAGCACGCTCACCCGTTCCGGATCGGTGTACGAAACGGTCGAGGAATTCTCGCTCGAGTGA
- a CDS encoding 50S ribosomal protein L31e, with the protein MSASDFEERVVTVPLRDAKKRPNHEAADYAMTLVREHLAKHFAVDEEAIRLDPSINETIWSQGRSNPPRKLRVRAARFDDAGEAVVEAEVAE; encoded by the coding sequence ATGAGTGCAAGTGATTTCGAGGAACGCGTCGTTACCGTTCCGCTGCGCGACGCGAAGAAACGCCCCAACCACGAGGCCGCCGACTACGCGATGACGCTCGTCCGCGAACACCTCGCGAAACACTTCGCCGTCGACGAGGAAGCCATCCGACTCGATCCCTCGATCAACGAGACGATCTGGTCGCAGGGCCGTTCGAACCCGCCGCGAAAGCTCCGCGTTCGTGCCGCCCGGTTCGACGACGCCGGCGAGGCGGTCGTCGAGGCCGAGGTCGCCGAGTAA
- a CDS encoding DUF424 domain-containing protein codes for MLLVERQTPKGLLVSVCDRDVLGETFDAETGEASLTVSEEFYGDGADAVDDETVVDSLARASVANLVGDETVAVAIEAGFVEEGNVLELEGTRHAQFLRM; via the coding sequence CTGTTACTCGTCGAACGCCAGACGCCAAAGGGGCTGCTCGTCTCGGTCTGTGATCGGGACGTGCTGGGCGAGACCTTCGACGCCGAGACGGGCGAGGCGTCCCTGACCGTCTCCGAGGAGTTCTACGGCGACGGAGCCGATGCCGTCGACGACGAGACGGTGGTCGACAGCCTCGCGAGAGCGAGCGTCGCGAACCTCGTAGGCGACGAGACGGTCGCCGTCGCCATCGAGGCCGGCTTCGTCGAGGAGGGGAACGTCCTCGAACTCGAGGGGACGAGACACGCCCAGTTCTTGCGGATGTGA
- a CDS encoding ABC transporter permease subunit: MSGHIGTVARKDFADAGRSKLLWAIVGLLVALTSIGYVAVWATVDDVSGGDVLGFVALPLSVLLPVAGLIVGYMAVVGERRSGSLKLLLGLPPNRTDVVLGKLIGRMAVITTAVVLALLVALVLSIVLFGSIPLLEWAGFGAVSVLFGLTFVGLAVGVSAGVATRGRSMAIVVGIYMVFLGLWELLTAGVYYVLYDETPAVAAETWYLFVQQFNPLLTYAHLSSTILDQEVFPFLFRYGLEPFEAQGLTPAERYTGEAPFYLQEWFGAVAMVFWMVVPIAIGYYRFQRADL, translated from the coding sequence ATGAGCGGCCACATCGGGACGGTCGCCCGCAAGGACTTCGCCGACGCGGGGCGGTCGAAACTCCTCTGGGCGATCGTCGGTCTGCTCGTCGCACTCACCAGCATCGGCTACGTGGCCGTCTGGGCGACCGTCGACGACGTGAGCGGCGGCGACGTCCTCGGGTTCGTCGCCCTCCCGCTGAGCGTGCTGTTGCCGGTCGCCGGACTCATCGTCGGCTACATGGCCGTCGTCGGCGAGCGGCGATCGGGCAGCCTCAAACTCCTCCTCGGGTTGCCGCCGAATCGGACGGACGTCGTCCTCGGGAAACTTATCGGGCGAATGGCCGTCATCACGACGGCGGTCGTCCTCGCGTTGCTGGTCGCCCTCGTCCTGAGCATCGTTCTCTTCGGTTCGATTCCGCTGCTCGAATGGGCCGGCTTCGGTGCGGTGAGTGTCCTGTTCGGCCTGACCTTCGTCGGTCTCGCGGTGGGCGTCTCCGCTGGCGTCGCCACCCGTGGCCGGTCGATGGCGATCGTCGTCGGCATCTACATGGTGTTTCTCGGCCTCTGGGAGCTACTGACGGCCGGGGTGTACTACGTTCTCTACGACGAGACGCCCGCCGTCGCCGCAGAGACGTGGTACCTCTTCGTCCAGCAGTTCAACCCGCTTTTGACGTACGCCCACCTCTCGAGTACAATTCTCGACCAAGAGGTGTTCCCGTTCCTCTTCCGGTACGGTCTCGAGCCGTTCGAGGCACAGGGACTGACTCCGGCTGAGCGCTACACCGGCGAGGCGCCGTTTTACCTCCAGGAGTGGTTCGGTGCCGTCGCGATGGTGTTCTGGATGGTCGTGCCGATCGCCATCGGCTACTACCGGTTCCAGCGGGCCGATCTCTGA